A stretch of the Symmachiella macrocystis genome encodes the following:
- a CDS encoding MraY family glycosyltransferase — MDVLLIALAAGLVSLVFTRAIRSLATVVGLVDHPDGHRKLQSQPIALGGGLAVFASSVLVLALAAWWRQDIFEAFVKHGNELWGLLFAGATIVVLGLFDDRVGLRGRQKLIGQLLAASILVAFGITFERVSVFGWTVEFGLLSVPFTIFWLLGAINSVNLLDGVDGLATMVGIIITTSIALMAGLAGQTAVVLVAAAFASALLGFLRFNFPPATVYLGDAGSMLIGLVIGTLAFSASLKGPGTVFIIAPLSLCAIPIFDSATAILRRKLTGRSIYATDRGHLHHRLMQQMPTGRVLALIGLACLATSVAALASIFFRNDAIAMVSSLALVAIFVVTRTFGHAELSLLANRLRSVGRSLVAVKRPLKRSWESTVHIQGNRPWDLLWTTLTESAEKLNLCQIKLELHLPALEEGYSAAWSCDRKADSPAWRLDLPLMLEGRPVGALLLGGECDDGATIRNIEPLIDLLAPFEERLRMMISNDEVPEPLSSVPERDFEASIPVDPTSKPVLETNT, encoded by the coding sequence ATGGATGTCTTGCTCATCGCCCTTGCAGCTGGCTTAGTTAGTCTCGTGTTCACGCGAGCCATACGAAGCCTAGCCACCGTTGTCGGTCTCGTCGACCACCCGGATGGACACCGGAAATTGCAGTCGCAACCAATCGCCTTAGGGGGAGGCCTAGCGGTCTTTGCCTCATCTGTCTTGGTTCTCGCACTAGCAGCGTGGTGGCGACAAGATATTTTCGAAGCTTTCGTGAAACATGGAAACGAGCTTTGGGGGCTTCTATTCGCCGGAGCAACAATTGTTGTCTTAGGGTTGTTCGACGACCGTGTTGGCCTCCGCGGCCGCCAAAAATTGATTGGCCAGTTATTAGCCGCTTCGATCCTAGTCGCGTTTGGAATCACCTTCGAAAGAGTCAGTGTATTTGGTTGGACCGTTGAGTTTGGACTCTTGAGCGTTCCCTTCACAATCTTTTGGCTCTTAGGAGCAATCAATTCGGTCAATCTTTTAGACGGCGTCGATGGTCTCGCAACCATGGTCGGGATCATCATCACGACGTCGATCGCTCTCATGGCAGGCTTGGCCGGTCAGACTGCGGTCGTCTTGGTCGCAGCTGCTTTTGCGAGTGCTTTGCTAGGTTTCTTGCGATTCAATTTCCCACCGGCGACCGTCTATCTCGGCGATGCCGGTAGCATGTTAATCGGATTAGTGATTGGCACCTTGGCGTTTTCCGCCTCTTTAAAAGGCCCCGGAACAGTCTTTATCATCGCACCGCTTTCGCTTTGTGCCATTCCGATCTTCGACTCGGCGACGGCGATTTTACGTCGGAAATTGACCGGCCGCAGCATCTATGCCACGGATCGCGGACATCTGCACCACCGTCTGATGCAACAAATGCCTACCGGACGGGTCCTAGCATTGATCGGTCTTGCGTGCCTCGCGACATCCGTCGCTGCCTTGGCAAGTATCTTTTTCCGCAACGACGCCATCGCCATGGTCAGCTCATTGGCCCTAGTGGCAATTTTTGTTGTAACCCGCACGTTCGGTCATGCGGAGTTGTCCTTGCTGGCCAACCGACTCAGAAGTGTCGGCCGATCCCTGGTCGCCGTGAAACGCCCGCTGAAACGAAGCTGGGAATCGACCGTTCATATTCAAGGCAATCGCCCCTGGGATCTACTTTGGACAACGCTCACCGAGTCGGCCGAAAAACTCAATCTGTGTCAGATAAAATTAGAACTCCACCTGCCCGCTTTGGAAGAAGGCTACAGCGCCGCCTGGAGCTGTGATCGCAAAGCGGATAGCCCCGCCTGGCGGTTGGACCTCCCCCTGATGTTGGAAGGCCGGCCTGTTGGGGCACTATTACTCGGCGGCGAGTGCGACGACGGTGCGACAATTCGCAATATTGAACCGTTGATCGATCTACTCGCACCATTCGAAGAGCGACTTCGGATGATGATTAGTAACGATGAGGTGCCGGAGCCATTGTCATCAGTACCGGAGCGAGACTTCGAAGCCTCCATTCCAGTTGACCCCACTTCTAAACCAGTCCTGGAAACCAACACCTAA
- a CDS encoding exopolysaccharide transport family protein encodes MSTDPLPNGQSQMIVLPHDLDWGDDQDAGNRDSSGGGLTSVLHAFRRRWLLATALGICGGLMASFTAWRLTAPTYSTASLLRVASQDAPLVFKTVDQASVSSFDIYKRTQRELLKSDFVLAAALRKKDVMESRVIQSQIDPAEWLKANLGVGFPGEAEIMQVSLASQEPKGLNTVVNAVVNAYLEEIVQKERDLKRERLNKLESIYEDANEQVRQKRNELKRLVEIHGSGSSDALSLKQQNTLQQYAIVRNELTKLHFESMRARGELETLKKQVIGPALPDAVPNAEIDAYIAADASVMVLENKVANLNAMIAKINEEIKSGSKEYHIERLQAQLNTAEESLKSHRAELRSELLEHWNARPESVSNDGSDELRAKIAILAAQEKQLQQEVNELENEAKQFGKSSIDVEMMRSEMSALEQVLSSIGEEIERSKVELRDQIDSTGGSRVTLFSSAYAPRRGKSMTRYSMAGLAGVVGMAFPLFGIIFWDTRKKCINSPEEISGQMSLEVIGSLPLISQRKMRRVNHQNQRTHWMGRLTEAVDSVAAVFIRKARLEQHSVIMITSALAGEGKTTLASQLAVSLAASGQRTVLVDCDLRRSVLHQLFEANLQPGLSEWLSGRADVISVIQPTGIENLSLVAAGRRNESTLGQLAGDEIENVFQTLRAGFDFIVVDGSPVLPVVDARLIGQHVDSVVLSVLRDVSCAPRISAACEILRSFKIPLMGAVVLGSRAEAYYSDTNPLDTDDHFADETSATIPEST; translated from the coding sequence ATGAGCACTGACCCCCTACCCAACGGCCAATCGCAGATGATTGTCCTCCCCCACGATCTTGACTGGGGAGATGATCAAGACGCTGGGAACCGCGATTCATCCGGCGGGGGGCTGACATCAGTGTTGCATGCCTTTCGACGGCGTTGGCTATTGGCAACGGCTTTGGGGATTTGCGGTGGGCTAATGGCTTCGTTCACGGCATGGCGACTCACCGCTCCGACGTATAGCACAGCATCACTGTTGCGGGTTGCGTCACAAGATGCGCCACTCGTATTCAAAACGGTCGACCAAGCGAGCGTCAGTAGCTTCGACATCTACAAGAGAACTCAGCGTGAATTGCTAAAAAGTGATTTTGTGTTAGCAGCTGCGCTTCGCAAAAAAGATGTTATGGAATCACGGGTCATCCAAAGTCAAATTGACCCGGCTGAATGGCTAAAAGCCAATCTTGGCGTGGGATTTCCCGGCGAAGCGGAAATCATGCAGGTGAGCCTGGCTTCACAAGAACCGAAAGGCCTCAACACGGTCGTCAATGCGGTGGTCAACGCATACCTAGAAGAGATCGTTCAAAAAGAGCGGGACTTGAAACGAGAGCGACTCAATAAGCTGGAATCAATTTACGAAGATGCCAATGAACAGGTACGACAAAAACGGAACGAGTTGAAACGCCTCGTTGAGATTCACGGAAGTGGCAGTTCCGACGCACTCAGTCTGAAACAACAAAACACGCTGCAACAATACGCAATTGTTCGCAATGAGTTGACCAAATTGCACTTCGAATCGATGCGGGCGAGAGGAGAGCTGGAAACGCTTAAGAAGCAGGTCATTGGGCCAGCCCTGCCCGATGCAGTGCCCAATGCTGAAATTGACGCATATATTGCAGCTGACGCTTCGGTGATGGTACTAGAAAACAAAGTCGCCAACTTGAATGCGATGATTGCCAAGATTAATGAAGAAATTAAAAGTGGCAGCAAAGAGTATCACATTGAAAGATTACAGGCCCAATTAAACACAGCTGAAGAATCTCTAAAATCACATCGCGCAGAATTGCGAAGCGAATTACTTGAGCATTGGAATGCCCGGCCTGAGTCAGTCAGCAACGATGGCAGCGACGAACTCCGCGCAAAAATCGCCATTCTCGCAGCACAGGAAAAGCAACTACAACAAGAAGTCAATGAACTGGAAAATGAGGCCAAGCAGTTTGGCAAGTCGTCCATCGACGTGGAAATGATGCGTTCGGAAATGTCCGCACTCGAGCAAGTGTTGAGCTCGATCGGAGAAGAAATTGAGCGGAGTAAAGTAGAACTTCGTGACCAGATCGATTCGACAGGCGGTTCCCGCGTGACGTTATTCAGCTCCGCCTATGCTCCACGCCGTGGAAAATCAATGACGCGGTATTCGATGGCCGGGTTGGCTGGAGTGGTAGGGATGGCCTTTCCGCTATTCGGCATCATATTTTGGGACACAAGGAAAAAGTGTATCAACTCGCCCGAGGAGATCTCGGGGCAAATGAGCCTGGAAGTCATCGGATCGCTCCCGCTGATTTCGCAACGAAAAATGCGGCGAGTCAATCACCAAAACCAACGAACGCATTGGATGGGGCGTCTGACGGAAGCAGTCGACTCAGTGGCCGCTGTGTTTATTCGCAAGGCGCGCCTCGAACAACACTCGGTGATTATGATTACCAGCGCCTTGGCGGGCGAAGGAAAAACAACGTTGGCAAGTCAATTGGCGGTTAGCTTAGCCGCATCGGGGCAACGCACTGTACTGGTCGATTGCGACCTGCGGCGGTCCGTGTTGCATCAATTGTTCGAGGCGAACCTACAGCCCGGTTTGAGCGAATGGCTATCCGGCCGCGCCGATGTCATTTCCGTGATACAGCCGACCGGAATTGAAAACCTTTCGCTTGTCGCCGCAGGACGAAGAAACGAATCAACACTCGGCCAGCTGGCAGGCGACGAGATCGAAAATGTTTTTCAAACGCTGCGAGCCGGATTCGATTTTATCGTCGTCGATGGCAGCCCGGTGCTACCCGTCGTCGACGCTCGATTGATTGGGCAGCATGTCGATTCGGTGGTGTTGTCCGTTTTGCGCGATGTGAGTTGCGCACCGAGGATTTCAGCAGCGTGTGAAATCCTCAGGTCATTCAAAATCCCGCTAATGGGCGCCGTCGTCCTGGGCTCCAGGGCGGAAGCCTATTATTCCGATACAAATCCGTTGGACACCGACGACCACTTTGCCGACGAAACGTCCGCGACCATTCCGGAATCCACTTAA
- a CDS encoding polysaccharide pyruvyl transferase family protein gives MQKRQHFQQMNILVDNGTYNLHNMGDIAMLKVAVNRLKELWPESIVRVISNEPTRLKNYVAADTVSPQFSQSWANARLIPMKRRWTSISLQQRVHTIEDGFRQHLPRTTIALLNAARPLNHTKSRMASEFAKIVKASDLVIASGGGYLNDAFQQHTRQMSLLFDLAQHLGIRTAMVGQGLGPLENHELRELAERIWPKMDLIGLRERRFAPELLKRIGATHTNSHWTGDDAVELAYGQRRKHAGDSIGISLRMAKYSQINTNEIKELGQVIRRKQNKWKVDIRPLPISFSRTEADLNRIEEFLTKFSLRSSRVNIEQTPENICNLAASCRLVVTATYHAGVFALSQGIPIVGLVKSQYYSNKFEGLADCFPGGCAIVRMDGDRLASRLDQVIEEQWNAADDLRPGLLIAAQKQINAGQAAFRLLKYK, from the coding sequence TTGCAAAAACGACAACACTTCCAACAAATGAATATCCTCGTAGACAACGGTACTTACAATCTACATAACATGGGCGACATTGCTATGCTTAAAGTGGCAGTCAACCGCCTTAAAGAACTTTGGCCAGAAAGCATCGTCCGTGTTATCTCAAATGAACCAACCCGATTGAAGAATTACGTCGCTGCTGACACTGTTAGTCCACAATTTAGTCAATCATGGGCGAACGCACGTTTAATACCCATGAAACGGCGATGGACATCCATTTCTTTGCAACAGCGTGTTCATACGATCGAAGATGGATTTCGTCAGCATTTACCCAGAACGACAATTGCGCTTCTGAATGCAGCAAGGCCCTTGAACCACACTAAGTCACGAATGGCTTCGGAATTTGCGAAAATCGTCAAAGCGTCGGATCTTGTAATTGCCAGCGGTGGAGGATACCTAAACGACGCCTTCCAACAACATACTAGACAGATGTCACTTCTTTTTGATTTGGCGCAACACCTTGGAATTAGAACAGCTATGGTGGGTCAAGGGCTAGGACCACTCGAAAACCATGAACTTCGGGAGTTGGCCGAACGTATTTGGCCGAAAATGGACCTCATCGGATTAAGGGAACGACGTTTCGCCCCTGAACTTCTTAAACGCATTGGAGCAACTCATACAAATTCCCATTGGACAGGAGACGATGCGGTTGAGTTGGCATATGGCCAAAGGCGAAAACATGCGGGAGATTCAATTGGCATTAGCTTACGAATGGCTAAGTATTCGCAAATAAACACCAATGAAATAAAGGAACTTGGGCAAGTGATTCGTCGCAAACAAAACAAATGGAAAGTCGACATTCGCCCATTGCCAATTAGCTTCAGTCGCACGGAGGCCGATCTAAACCGCATTGAGGAGTTCCTAACAAAATTCTCACTTCGGTCCTCTAGAGTAAATATAGAACAAACCCCTGAGAACATTTGTAACCTTGCTGCTTCATGCAGGCTTGTCGTAACCGCGACCTATCATGCAGGAGTGTTCGCCTTATCTCAAGGCATTCCAATCGTAGGACTCGTTAAGTCGCAATATTATTCCAACAAGTTTGAAGGATTGGCAGATTGTTTTCCCGGTGGGTGCGCAATTGTTCGAATGGACGGCGATCGACTAGCGTCCAGGCTTGATCAGGTGATAGAAGAGCAGTGGAATGCTGCGGACGATTTACGCCCCGGTTTGCTCATTGCGGCGCAAAAACAAATCAACGCGGGTCAAGCTGCTTTTCGTCTGCTTAAATACAAATAG
- a CDS encoding exosortase/archaeosortase family protein, whose product MTKPQNNTRPQPAEQTVSHKNNDSISALMLAMPSRGILIGSVALAVVFLWSYFSSIAHLAHRWNNEADYTHGFLVPFVSLFLLWHRRSMMPVTPFSGSWWGVLFLLMSACMRFASIWGGYALLDPLSLLPCLAGVVLVLGGGKAFRWAWPSIAFLFFMIPLPGAVAGMLKNPLQRVATDVSTFLLQSFGIPAISRGNVIWLSHGKIGVVEACSGLRMLTLFFAFTIAAALVVRRPLWEKIFVAMSAIVIAIIANVIRITATAIIHEYFDAEIADVVFHDLAGWLMMPLAMVLLILELICLSKAFVPRAKGPLSPLQSRLKGA is encoded by the coding sequence ATGACAAAACCTCAAAACAACACTCGGCCCCAACCTGCCGAACAAACTGTGTCTCATAAGAATAACGACTCGATCTCAGCACTGATGCTAGCGATGCCATCACGCGGCATTCTGATTGGCTCAGTGGCGCTGGCGGTTGTGTTTTTGTGGTCCTATTTTTCTTCGATTGCCCATTTGGCGCATCGGTGGAATAACGAAGCGGACTACACACACGGATTCTTGGTTCCATTCGTCTCGCTGTTTCTGCTCTGGCATCGTCGGTCGATGATGCCCGTGACTCCCTTTAGCGGTAGCTGGTGGGGTGTGCTGTTTTTACTCATGAGCGCATGCATGAGATTCGCCTCCATTTGGGGCGGCTATGCACTGCTTGACCCATTGTCACTATTGCCCTGTTTAGCTGGCGTTGTGTTGGTCTTGGGAGGCGGTAAGGCATTTCGCTGGGCATGGCCATCGATCGCATTTCTATTTTTCATGATTCCATTACCGGGAGCGGTCGCGGGTATGTTGAAAAACCCGCTCCAGCGGGTGGCAACAGACGTGAGTACGTTCCTCCTGCAGTCGTTCGGCATTCCCGCCATTTCCAGGGGTAATGTCATTTGGCTAAGCCATGGGAAGATTGGTGTGGTCGAAGCGTGTAGCGGACTTCGAATGCTGACGCTGTTTTTCGCCTTTACAATCGCAGCCGCATTGGTCGTGCGACGGCCGCTGTGGGAGAAGATATTCGTTGCGATGAGCGCCATTGTCATCGCGATTATCGCCAACGTGATTCGCATTACTGCGACCGCGATAATTCACGAGTACTTTGACGCTGAAATCGCCGACGTCGTGTTTCACGATCTGGCCGGTTGGCTCATGATGCCGTTGGCCATGGTGCTGTTAATCCTTGAACTGATCTGCCTTTCTAAAGCCTTTGTGCCGCGGGCAAAGGGCCCACTATCACCACTGCAGTCGAGACTAAAAGGGGCCTGA
- a CDS encoding response regulator transcription factor, with protein sequence MRDRTTVILVDNDETTTESLSKLVARMGFRCQCYHSGLEFLENYDCEIPSVIVSELRTADVSGLQIQRILKDRGCQVPIIFLTHYGSIPLAAKTLRSGAVHFLEKPVNEQEFWDAVLEAVAVADRWNNNRLHAEEIRQRMESLTEQELEVLQMIGDGEPNKSIAAALGVSVRTVEIRRSSMMVKLNAKTITDLIRFTLRDTNGHSDSFVGGLVPNHLSLSARDTNYNNGVRLQSELDN encoded by the coding sequence GTGAGGGATAGGACAACTGTGATTCTGGTCGACAACGACGAAACAACAACTGAGTCGTTGTCAAAACTTGTTGCGAGGATGGGATTTCGATGCCAATGTTATCATTCGGGTTTAGAATTCTTGGAAAACTACGACTGCGAGATTCCTAGCGTCATCGTTTCGGAACTCCGAACTGCAGATGTTAGCGGGTTGCAGATTCAACGCATCCTGAAGGATCGCGGTTGCCAAGTGCCAATCATCTTCCTAACACACTACGGCAGTATTCCCTTAGCTGCCAAAACGTTGCGATCAGGTGCCGTCCATTTCCTCGAAAAACCTGTCAATGAACAGGAGTTTTGGGACGCCGTCCTGGAAGCTGTCGCCGTTGCCGACCGCTGGAACAACAACAGGCTGCATGCCGAAGAAATTCGCCAACGCATGGAGAGTCTCACCGAACAAGAACTCGAAGTGCTGCAAATGATTGGCGATGGTGAACCGAATAAGTCGATCGCCGCCGCGTTAGGGGTCAGCGTGCGGACTGTGGAGATCCGCCGGTCGAGTATGATGGTCAAACTCAATGCGAAAACCATCACCGATCTGATTCGCTTCACGTTGCGGGATACGAATGGCCACAGCGATAGCTTCGTGGGAGGGCTTGTGCCTAACCACTTATCACTGTCCGCTAGAGACACCAATTATAACAACGGTGTACGTCTTCAGAGCGAGTTGGACAACTGA
- a CDS encoding ABC transporter ATP-binding protein — translation MTADVAIEIENLGKQYRIGELQTYRTFRESLQGWATAPFRRLANGHNKTVNGNGKANHDDTIWALKDVSFSVKQGEVLGIIGHNGAGKSTLLKILSRITEPTTGEVRIHGRVNSLLEVGTGFHPELTGRENIFLNGSILGMSRAEIKRKFDEIVEFSGVEKFLDTPVKRYSSGMRVRLAFAVAAHLEPEILIIDEVLAVGDAAFQKKCLGKMKDVSNTGRTVLFVSHHMAAVRQLCDRGIIIDSGTVTADETINSVVDTYLRTVKRRHLADTQSKVRTRTATSTSSLKQIECIGQGRGTTLTTGAPASLIFTLTALTPSVNLTATIYDSFGTPIISITTKHNAEGDRSNSALTNCFVCDIDELPLRPGTYRINVAIHNGVELTEHIEGATVIEVYEGLMRGRRIDPCSGYGSLALPHTWQRPY, via the coding sequence ATGACAGCTGACGTCGCCATCGAGATTGAAAACCTGGGTAAGCAGTACCGCATCGGCGAACTGCAAACCTATCGCACGTTTCGCGAAAGCCTACAAGGTTGGGCGACCGCACCGTTTCGCCGTTTGGCCAACGGGCATAACAAAACGGTTAACGGGAACGGCAAAGCCAATCACGATGATACGATCTGGGCACTGAAAGACGTCTCTTTCTCGGTCAAGCAAGGCGAAGTACTCGGCATCATCGGCCACAACGGGGCGGGCAAATCGACGCTGCTCAAGATCCTCAGCCGCATCACCGAACCGACCACCGGCGAGGTCCGCATCCACGGCCGCGTCAACAGCCTGTTGGAAGTCGGTACCGGATTCCACCCAGAATTGACCGGCCGCGAAAACATTTTCTTAAACGGTTCCATCCTGGGTATGTCCCGCGCGGAAATCAAACGCAAGTTCGACGAGATCGTCGAATTCTCCGGCGTCGAGAAGTTCCTCGACACCCCAGTCAAACGCTACTCCAGCGGCATGCGCGTCCGCCTCGCCTTCGCCGTCGCAGCCCACCTTGAACCGGAGATTCTGATTATCGATGAGGTCTTGGCGGTGGGGGATGCTGCGTTTCAGAAGAAGTGCCTGGGAAAGATGAAAGACGTTTCTAACACCGGCCGCACGGTGTTGTTTGTTAGCCATCATATGGCGGCCGTTCGCCAATTATGTGATCGTGGCATAATTATCGATTCCGGAACCGTAACCGCAGATGAAACAATCAATTCCGTTGTCGATACATATTTACGCACCGTGAAGAGACGACACCTCGCTGACACCCAATCAAAGGTGCGAACTCGCACTGCGACTTCCACATCCAGCCTCAAGCAAATTGAGTGCATTGGTCAGGGTAGAGGTACCACGCTCACAACCGGCGCGCCTGCATCTCTGATATTTACACTCACCGCTCTAACGCCTTCGGTTAACCTCACCGCAACCATTTACGACTCATTTGGAACGCCGATAATCTCGATCACCACAAAACACAACGCAGAAGGCGACCGTAGCAATTCGGCGTTAACAAATTGTTTTGTCTGTGACATCGATGAACTGCCGTTAAGACCTGGCACATATCGTATCAACGTTGCGATCCATAATGGTGTTGAACTGACCGAACACATAGAAGGTGCTACCGTAATTGAAGTATACGAAGGATTAATGCGTGGACGCCGTATAGACCCATGCAGTGGCTATGGTTCTTTAGCTTTGCCCCATACTTGGCAACGCCCCTATTAG
- a CDS encoding transcription termination/antitermination NusG family protein produces the protein MPILAAETSLFPDDLLENTSQPAADHNWWVIYTRSRQEKALARHLVANEISFYLPLVSKKSLIRSGHVDVHAPLFANYIFMYGSRDDHYSSLKSNRISRILPVHEPERLCADLLRLRRLIETEAPVTLESRLSAGRAVRVRSGAFAGTEGTVISRRGKTRLVVEVNFLQQGASIEIDDFLLEPLD, from the coding sequence ATGCCCATTCTGGCAGCAGAGACAAGTCTATTTCCTGACGACCTGCTCGAAAACACCTCGCAACCTGCAGCTGACCACAATTGGTGGGTGATCTATACACGCTCGAGACAAGAGAAGGCGCTGGCGAGACATCTCGTGGCTAATGAGATTTCGTTCTACTTGCCGCTCGTCTCCAAGAAGTCGTTGATCCGAAGCGGCCATGTCGATGTGCACGCGCCGTTGTTCGCGAATTACATATTCATGTACGGCTCGCGCGACGATCACTATAGCAGCCTCAAATCGAACCGCATTTCGCGAATTCTGCCTGTCCACGAGCCGGAACGGCTATGTGCCGATCTGCTCCGACTGAGGCGTCTAATCGAAACCGAGGCTCCCGTAACGCTTGAGAGCCGCCTGTCCGCGGGGCGCGCCGTCCGGGTTCGTTCCGGCGCTTTCGCCGGCACAGAAGGGACCGTGATTTCTCGTCGCGGTAAGACGCGCCTCGTTGTGGAAGTCAATTTTTTGCAACAAGGCGCCTCAATTGAAATCGATGATTTTCTTTTAGAGCCGCTCGACTAG
- a CDS encoding ABC transporter permease codes for MDRTTSLDMTEQIIDPLLETQNVRDNAELADDAMASPAPIANAEHQESPPNAPIPMLRIRPTSGWRAVDLRELWRYRELLFFFTWRDIKVRYKQTILGATWAVIQPLMTTGIFSVLFALLMGKGNEPTVPGVPYPLSTFCAMLPWQLFAFSLTQSGNSLITSQNLITKVYFPRLVIPLSAVLSGLVDFAVAFAVLIAGLLWYQVQVDFSLLMLPVFVLMALGASVAVGLWLAALTAIYRDFRYIIPFIVQFGMFASPVVYSTDSVKSKLPDWAFQLYSLNPMVGVIEGFRWSLLGTGDPPGLTVAFSALMTTLLFVSGLLYFRRMERTFADVV; via the coding sequence ATGGACCGTACAACTTCATTAGATATGACCGAACAAATTATCGACCCTCTGCTTGAAACTCAAAACGTGCGCGATAACGCCGAATTGGCTGATGATGCAATGGCGTCACCTGCGCCGATCGCGAACGCTGAGCATCAGGAGAGTCCACCCAATGCACCGATACCGATGCTCCGCATTCGGCCGACCAGCGGCTGGCGGGCTGTTGATCTTCGGGAGCTTTGGCGGTACCGCGAATTGCTGTTCTTCTTTACTTGGCGGGACATCAAGGTTCGCTACAAACAGACGATCCTCGGTGCTACCTGGGCGGTAATCCAGCCACTAATGACGACCGGAATCTTCAGTGTGCTATTCGCCTTGCTCATGGGAAAGGGGAACGAACCGACCGTTCCGGGAGTGCCTTATCCGCTCTCCACGTTTTGCGCGATGCTGCCTTGGCAACTTTTCGCGTTTTCCCTCACACAATCAGGAAATAGCTTAATTACCAGCCAAAACCTAATCACCAAAGTCTACTTCCCCCGACTGGTGATTCCGCTCTCCGCCGTCTTGTCCGGGCTCGTCGACTTTGCTGTTGCATTCGCCGTCCTCATTGCGGGGCTGTTGTGGTACCAAGTCCAAGTCGACTTCTCACTTCTGATGCTTCCCGTATTTGTGCTCATGGCACTGGGGGCGTCGGTAGCCGTGGGGCTTTGGTTGGCGGCCTTAACAGCCATCTATCGCGATTTTCGTTACATCATCCCATTTATCGTGCAGTTTGGAATGTTTGCCAGTCCGGTCGTTTATTCGACCGACAGCGTCAAATCGAAATTACCTGATTGGGCCTTCCAACTTTATTCGCTCAACCCAATGGTGGGCGTCATCGAAGGATTTCGCTGGTCCCTTCTGGGCACCGGTGATCCGCCAGGCCTGACCGTCGCCTTTTCCGCTTTGATGACCACGTTGCTATTTGTGAGCGGACTGTTGTATTTCCGCCGCATGGAACGCACCTTCGCCGACGTTGTTTAG
- a CDS encoding exosortase-associated EpsI family protein, which produces MSTIIRIWIIIGILASVQGGVTWVNRGFKPEVVEVIPGTLEKLPKTIGSWVGKKTELDPLIFKKLGAADVVNRTYQNDAAETIAVQVAAWNDIDEWTPHHPTVCIPAQGWNISNARDLKSEDQDGRAGQVLQADRDTAHMTALYWYQLGPNIYCTRDDARQARRQLWGQKSWPPILKVLMQSSEPDPDQASAQLEELAKQIQAWTVQLH; this is translated from the coding sequence ATGAGCACAATCATTCGCATCTGGATCATCATTGGCATTCTCGCCAGCGTTCAAGGCGGTGTTACCTGGGTGAATCGAGGTTTCAAACCGGAAGTGGTTGAGGTCATTCCGGGCACGCTAGAGAAACTCCCGAAGACGATTGGCTCCTGGGTTGGGAAAAAAACCGAACTCGATCCGCTCATCTTCAAAAAACTCGGTGCCGCGGATGTCGTCAATCGAACCTACCAAAATGACGCTGCTGAAACTATCGCCGTTCAAGTGGCGGCGTGGAATGATATTGATGAATGGACACCACATCATCCCACGGTCTGCATCCCAGCGCAGGGTTGGAACATTTCCAACGCTCGTGATTTGAAATCCGAAGATCAGGATGGTCGCGCGGGGCAGGTACTCCAAGCGGACCGCGACACAGCACACATGACTGCGTTGTACTGGTACCAACTCGGTCCGAATATCTATTGCACACGCGACGACGCCCGCCAAGCCCGACGCCAATTGTGGGGCCAGAAATCATGGCCGCCGATTCTCAAGGTCCTCATGCAATCCTCGGAGCCGGACCCAGACCAAGCCTCTGCTCAACTCGAAGAACTCGCAAAACAAATTCAGGCATGGACCGTACAACTTCATTAG